The region taaactcttaagcccatttataatttcagtaaaacgagtaaacatatcagttatggactcagtagattccattttaaacaattcatacttgtgtactaatatgtttatttttgactccttaacttgattggtcccttcatgagtgacctcaagtttgtcccaaatttctttagcagagatgcaagtagatattctattaaattcacttacatctaatgagcaataaagtacatttatagcttttgcatttaactgtgccaatcttctatcactttcattccaatccatttctggtttgggtatgatagtgccctctatattaagtgtgggtgtgtgaggccctctagtaatgatgtaccataattcatagtctaaagcttgaatgaatatcctcatcctagctttccaatatgtgtagtttgtgccattaaatagaagtggtctatttgtggattgcccctcactcatagaacatctcacttgggttgtcatgatctttaactcttgattgtgagatcaatgagtactattggagcaccttgctctgataccacttgttgcccaaggtgacaagccaagagggggggtgaattggtttcttttaattttaactatcttacttgtgttaaatgatgagttagtgaatttaaacaaatcacaatgcaaacaacaagaagtatagtggttcggtgctctccttagcacctacgtccactccccaagcgaccccttgggaattcactataatttcgcggattacagttggattgtttttcgggctcacaatccaaaaacctttacactttggttttccgggttcaccaaaaatctatgttggttttacgggctcaccaacgaacctatgttggttttacgggctcaccaacgaacctttacaattggttttccgggttcatcaatcaacctattccgttggttttgcgggctaaccaaccaacctttacatgtagtttaataaacaaaggaagaagatttaaactcctagatgagcaaatataacaatataatctacaaagaagagtttagagaatggtTATCGCTTGatatgacttctctcttctttgtcaaggatgcttcactcttcacgggtggatggagctcttaatgactctttgaatctgctcaaccactttcttttgactcttgaatgaagcacttggatgaagaagattagggcactttgtctttcttgtgtactatttgatattcttgcaaaaggatgttctctctaatgaatagtgccactttaaatagttttcttcatccattggacaagccctaatggttagaattcaaaaactagccgttactcactgttggaaggacaaaaagtacttctgcagaactagctgtTATGCTTTTGcctgtgtttgggtcggctcaacctgtccttgggtcgactcaaactttccttgggtcaaccctctcagaaccacagaaacttgcaattcacccttccttcacttgggtcgacccaacatttctttgggtcgactcaaggttcagttgggtcgactcaacttcttcttgggtcgaccctctcagggtttccagagaaccttttctgtcatctgttctgtcttgcctttgggtcgacccactcagggtttgggtcgactcaagcttgggtcgactcaactttatcttgggtcgaccctctcagtatttccagagaatcattttctgagttgttgagaagcttgatgtttgggtcgactcatgctttccttgggtcgacccaacttactgttcatctgtgccatttttgcaaaagtgtgccaaatgctttcttgatgtgccggggtcgacccaatcaaccttggggtcgactcaatccacactttgctgcaactcaaggttagattcatctatataaacaatgaaatgcatctttatataattatacgaatatactgagagtaacagacttacaaatgaagtatcgaattaacttataacatactctcgattattgcttgttaatcatcaaaataacactatcatcctcaatatcTAAAGGGAACACCAGGGCAAGGCTTGTTTTTTCCTTCAAATTCTGAGCTACACTTGAAAGCATTTTGTGATGCAGATTGGGGAGCTTGTTCTGACACTCGACGATCTGTCACAGGCTTTTGCATCTTTCTTGGAAATTCACTTATATCATGGAAATCCAAGAAACAACATACTGTATCAAGGTCTTCAGCAGAAGCTGAGTATCGGTCCATGGCATCCACTTGTTGTGAGCTCACTTGGCTGATTAGTCTCCTTCATGATCTCAATGTTTCACACCCAAGAGCagctttgttattttgtgataaTACGGCGGCCTTACATATTGCTGCTAATCTGGTGTTTCATGAAAGGACCAAGCACATCGAAATTGATTGTCACATCGTGCGAGACAAGATACAGTCCGGAGTGGTTCGAACTTTGCATGTTCCTGGTGTTATGCAACTTGCTGACTTATTGACTAAAAGCCTTGGAAttgctagattccatactttatttAGCAAGATGGGTGTTCATAATTTACACACTCCATCTTGAGGGGGAGTGTTAATATTCAGACATTCAACTGTATATGGTTAATTCAGTTTCAGATGCTCAACTGTATCTAGTTAAGTCAACTCTATCTAGTTAAGTCAGTTAATCAGTTATTTAGTTAACTCTTCTATTATTCAGTTAAGCAGCTACAGTTTTATGTATAAATATGAGTTGAGTTTATCAATGGAAAGAACACAAGAGAGCTGCttgctcattctttttttttttttttttttttttgatcaaaacgGTATTTCATTCATATACCACTAACGTGAATACAACCAGACATATCAAAGAAAAGTAAACAAAATAAGGCGTGTGGAACGCCATCCAACCTAGCCCAGAAAACCTCCCCGGTATGCCGGGCAACATAAGAGGCGACCCAATCTGCTGCACTATTCGCCTCTCGGTAAGCATGGACAACCTGACAAGAAATCAGCTCCCGCACCAAGCTCCGGGTATCCCGTATCAGGGGATGGCCATCACCGTATATGTCCACACCACAaatccagtcaatcaccacaGAACAGTCACCCTCGAGAACGAGTCTCTCTGCCCCCAGAACTCGTCTCGCAAACCAAACACCCTCCCAAGCAGCCTGCAGCTCTGCTCCCACCGCCGAAACGCCAAAAGTGCTCCGTCCCCCCGCAGCAATAAAAGTACCCCGATGGTCCCTGATAACAAAACCCACGCCCCCAGAGGTGCCATCCTCCGCCGAGCCACCGTCGAAATTCACCTTGAGATAACcggggggtgggggtacccaagaaaagTAACTGAACCTGGACGCTGAAACAGCAGTGCaggtaccccagatgtccctagtcCTCCCAGGTGGAGCCGACGTGGTCAATGTAGATGTCTCAGCTGCCTGCCTCAGAGCTCTCTCCATCACAGCCCGTGGGGTCAGCCGCCCACCCTCGAATAGACGATCATTCCTGGCTAGCCATATGTGATAGGCTAGATAAGCCACAATGGAACCGGTCTCAGCCTCCCTCGGCCTACGAATAGACTCACTCAAGAACCGGAGCATATCCTCCACCGACTCCCATAAAGGTGGTAGTAGCGCCGAGGCCAATCTCCAACACTGCATAGCTACAGGACATCGAAGGAGGACGTGGCCGACCGTCTCCTCAGCATCCAGACATACCTCGCATAGTGAGCCCATCCTCATCCCCCGCCGGGCCAATACACTCCTGGTCGGAAGGCAACCCCAGGCTACCTTCCAAATGAAGAGCGCCACCCGGGGATGCACcctcatcctccatatccatcCACCATCAATCCGCCTCTCCGGCTCCCGCCTAGTCCACGCATGAATATCCCTGGCACGTACCCGCGATCGGCCCGTCGGTAACCAGACCAGTCTGTCAGGCTCCGCCCGGGATGGGATCGGTAATGCCAGAATCCTCTCCACAAGCTGCTCCCCAAATGTCTCCCGAATGAACACCTCATCCCAGCTCCCCTCCTCCGGTACAAGTAGATCGCCAACACGACGTTCCAGCTGCCTGCTCGTATCCACCATGACCGGTAGCCTGCTAATCGGTAACTCAGTCACCCAGCTATCCTCAAGGATATCCACAGACATACCATCCCCGACAGCCCACCGGATGGCCGGAAGCACCAACGGAGCCCTAACACTGATCTCCCTCCAGATAGGGGAATGGAGCCGTCCCGCCCTAATGCCAACCGTCAATGCCCCGTACTTAGCCCTCATCAGTGAGGACCATAAACTCTCAGGCTCCAACAAGAGGCTAGCTGCTAGCCGCAGAATCGATGCCTCCCGTCGCGCCACCAATGACGGCACACCCAAGCCACCATGTTTGACCGGCTGACAGACCACCTCCCAAGCCACTAGATGTACCCTGCCTCTATCACCACGCCTCCCCCAGATAAAGTCCCTGATGAGCCGCTCAACTGACCTCAATGAAGCTACGGGAGGAACAGTATGGGATACAAGATATACCGGAATAGCACTAAGAACTGACCGTGCCAATGTGACTCTGCCCATCATGGATAGTGAATGCATCTGCCACCCCTCCAGCCTGTGCCTAATGTTATGCTCAAGAGAACTGGTATCTCCACTGCGCATGCGTCGCCCAAGTATCGGCACACCCAAATAAGTCAAGGTGCCCTCCTGCTCACCCACACCCAGAGTCTCCATAATTCCGGCCTTTATCTGAACCTTGGTCTTTGGACTGAAAAAGATAGACGATTTGTTCAAGTTGACCCGTTGTCCAGAAGCCGAGCAATAAGCATAGAGGGTCCTCCGGATCACATGGGCATTCTGCCTGGTCGCCCTAGCCAACAGCAAACAGTCATCAGCAAAGAGTAGATGGGAGATCGGCACAGCCCCCTGCACTGGCCTATAAGCCTCCAGAGTCTGTGTGTCCACTGCTACTCGAAGAGCTCTGGATAATGCATCTGCACAGATAATGAAAAGCAAGGGAGACAGCGGACACCCCTGACGAAGACCAACCGAAGCATCAAAAAAGTGTGAAGGTGAACCATTAACCAGAATGGAGAAGGATGGCCCCCTCAcacagcccatgatccacctgATCCACATCTCATGGAAGCCAAAGCTCTGTAAGGAATGTCGAAGAAAATCCCAGCACATCCTATCATAtgccctctccatatcaagcttgacCCCCATAAGACAGCGCCGCACTGGAGCCTTCACCAGGTCAAACATGAACTCCTAGGCAATAAGGACATTATCTGATATGTTCCTCCCCCCAATAAAAGCACCCTGCTCTGGACTGATGATTCTGGGTAAAATCCCTCTCATTCTAATTGCCAAAATCTTAGCTGTAATCTTATATAAAGTAGAACAAAGGCTAATAGGCCTAAAGTGGCCAGGCTCAGTAGCAACCTGGCGCTTGGGGATCAAAGTAATAAAAGTCCTCTGCCACTCCGGGCTCATCTCCGCCGTGCTAAAAAACTGCTGAATGGCCTCAATAACATCAAGGCCGACAATCGACCAATACCTACGGAAGAACACGGGCGGAAAGCCATCCGGTCCGGGCGCCTTGTCCCCCTCCAGGGACCACACTGCCTCCTGAATCTCCCGTCCCGATACCGGTCTGATCAGTGCTAAAGAGTCCTCATCGGAGACCCCCTCAGGAGATAAGGGTAGCTCAGTAAATATTCCACTCCCTGTCCGCTCCGTCCACCTAGTCCTGAAGAACTGCTCAAACACCCTGCAAATCATAATCGGGTCCTCTATAGCCTGTCCATCCTCGTCcctgatagatctgatcctattCCGCTGTCTTCTGATCAATGTAGACTGATGAAAGAACTTTGTGTTCCTGTCCCCTTCCTGAATCCACTGTACTCTTGACTTCTGCCTCCAAAAGATCTCCTGTTGGCTAAGAAGAGCATCATGCATAGATAGGAAGGATCTCAACTCCGATAACTCCACATGTGATAAACCTCCTGCTTGCTCATTCTTTCATTCATTTCATTTTCCCCTGTTccgaatcttcttcttttcttttcatcgtCTGAAACTCTTCATACACCACCACAGTCAAGGCCAAGAGTACAGGCATCCCCATGCTGAAGAAGTAAAGGTTAAAGAAGTTCCACTTGTGGCCGGCCTCCCCCTGGAGTTCGACCTGGTCGGCCCCGAAGGCCACGACGCAGGGACGGATGCCGCCAGAGCCAATGGATGTGCAGAGGAGTGAGAGGTAGAGAACTGCGAGCTGCCATGACGACGCTTGCCGGAATGGTTGTTGAGGGGAACAGGGTGGCGGGCGGAGCGACGGGAGGACGGCTGATATGGTGAGGGTCATCATTCCAAGCTGATAGATGATGGAGCCTACAGTTATGGTCCAGAAGCGGCCGGCGAAGGAGTCGGCGATCAGGGCGCCGACGATAGGTGTCAGGCTTGACGTGCCACCAAAGTTGGTGAGGGTGTTTGAGGCCTGAACCAGAGGCATGTGAAGCTGCTGGGTTAAGTATGTGATCTTGTTTGCACTGAATCCCGAGGTGGCAAATCTGTCGCAGATTTCATTTGCTGCATGGAAGTATAATTTGAGCAATCTTAGAAATATGAAAGGAGATTGATGTCCTTTAAGCTCCATGAAAATAGTTGAATACTACTAATGGAACGAACTATAATATAAAGTTTGtcaaagttttttcttttcttgattatgTAAAAACTTGTTAAAGTTGAGATCACTTCCCGGGGATGATGAAACCAAGTCGTAAACACCAGATATCATGACGACGCATCTGTTTCTAATTCCTTCTATTAAGAGGAAcagagaaaacagagcatgacTACATAAAGTTTCCCATGAattgaagttagaaagaaaggagtaaaaaatattattttcgtACCATTAATCCTAAATTATACATCATGAACTTAGAGCGCAAGACAAAATCCCCAAAGCCCATAAACTTTACAGCTGAGCCCCAAATACTAATTTGAAGGAGCGAGATGTGCAATACCATAGAACTCACCCATTGTCAAGCAGAGGAGATCAATAATGAGAGAGACTAATAACGGCATTCAATCTTTAAAATGGCATGATTTATGGAACTATGATAGACAGTGATTGAGGATGATGTTAGACTCCTACTCAGTGCTCAAATCAAGTTACAATCCGATTCCTTGcagcaaaaaagaaacaagaaccCAGAAAACGGAGAGTCTAAATAAACAACACAAATTTACCAACTAGTGAAGTTGAGAATAACTACTTGTATCATATATAGTTCACCTAGTATAAATGGCATGGTCTTGAGACCACCctgcttcctctccttctctcttccaTCCTCAGCCATTGCTCACAGATAGAACTGTCCAACCTCCCCCAGTAGAAGAGTAACAATGCTTAAGGCCTTGGCCAATGTGTGACTCTCCTTACCTTGAGCATATGAGTGGCGGTGCCATCTCTATATAGAGAGACTCCACTACTATTAAACGAAGATACCCCTCCCCTGCAAGGGTGAAGGACTAGAGACAAAGTATGTCCACGCATGTCCTACGACACCATGAACTCTTGTCCAACATCACTATTATGGTCCAGCCTGGTACGCGTGTTTCGGGCCCATGGAGCCATGGACAAAGGAACGAGATGAACGGTCACGGTCTTTAGCGATTCATGGCcctttaattaatttatttcgGCAGTAGGTACGTGTTCTGGAAAAGCTAAAGCACTTAGCTTTTGTTTGGCAGCAATTGTACTGCAGAGCCATGGATACCCCACGCTGTGGTGTGAGTTAGGCTCAGACACTGGATTGGCATATTAAAGTGGGCGCTTTTCTATTGTTAGAATGCCAAAATACATCATTTTCTTGCACTAGACTGGATATTCATAGTGTCATTAGGTCCATCATGGTTCAAATAATTCGTCTCCTTGGCAGATCAAAGTAGGTTTGCTTCATTTGTCAGCATGCCAAAGTGTATCATTTCTTATACTAGACTGGAACTTCAAAGTGTCACTCGGTCCATAATGCTCCAAATAATTGGTTTCAACTTGGCAGATCAAAGTTGGTCTGCTTCTTCTGGTAGCAAGCCAAAAGGTATCCATTCTTATACTGGACTGGGAACTCCAGCGTCACTGGGTCCATAATGCTCTAAGGCCGCTTGTTTCAGCTCGGCAAATCGAAGTGTGCATGTATGTGTGTTTCTTATACTAGCATGCCGAATTTGATCCATTCTTATACTAGACTGGAACTCCATGGTATCTTTAGGTCCATAGTGCTCCAAATAATTCGTTCCCACATCTCACACTGCGCGATCAACGTACAACTCACTCCTTTGGAATCCATTGTATGTGAATTCATCATATTTGGTTGCTGTGATTCCTGTAAGCAGACATATGACCGAAAGTAGGGATGGTTTTCGCTCCATTTGGAGAAGAATGAGGATTTTCTTTTTGAGCAATTCAGTGGTTATTTGCCACAAATTATGATGTGTAGCTATTGACCTACATGTCATTGAAGTGTAGAAGCCCTTGTGTAGTTCATCCACGCACATCCAATTCAACGTTGAGAGATAGTCCAGATTGCTGCATCAGTCGACAAGACTTGCTTGCTCATGGGCTACACAAGTCCTTGTGGATGAAAATGCTACAACTATTCATTCAATTCAATGTTGAGAGATAGTCCATATTGCTGCATCAGTGGACAAGACTTGCTTGCTCATGGACTGCACAAATCCTTGTGGATGAAAATGGTAGAACTATTCATCCAATTCAACGTTGAGAGATAGTCTAGATTGCTGCATCGGTGGACAAGACTTGCTTGCTCATGGGCTACACAAGTCCTTGTGGATGAAAATGATAGAACTATTCATCCAATTCAATGTTGAGAGATAGTCCAGATTGCTACATCAGTGGACAAGACTTGCTTGCTCATGGGCTACGCAAGTTCTTGTGGATGAAAATGCTAGAACTATTCATCCAATTCAACGTTGAGAGATAGTCCAGATTGATCCAGATTGCTGCATCAATAGACAAGACTTGCTTGCCCATGGGCTACGCAAGTCCTTGTGAATGAAAATGCTAGAACTATTTCAGGGCCTTCCGATGTTGTTGCTTCTGAGAGCTAGGACGCCTTCAAGTAGAGGGTCCTGGTTAgccaataatttaaaatttaagaaatgtaagagaagatactaaaattaaaagcATGACATGATATTCATTTTCCTCGAAGAaaggcctttttttttgtggaaaagTTAGGCTCAAGGAgtctcaaaagaaaaggaaaaaaaaatcatataaactTAGGTTGAGAAAATTTTGTAAGAGCACGCCCCACAGACATGCTTTGTGAGAACATACTCTCCATCAAAGGTGCTTTCACGAAAGCCGGTCTCCGGTGGTAAAGAACTTTCTTCACTCTAGAAGCCTTCCAAACCATCCACTGGATTTTATTGTTCGTAAGGGAGGAATATTTTTGTGTTGTATATAAAAAAAGGACTTTCGATTTAGCGTTGTAATTTTGACTAAGTTTTAGATATTCCCTTTTTAAGTGAGATTACTTTCCTAGTGACTGAATCACTTGAATCAGTTGAAGGAGACGAGGCTTCTGGCCCAGCCTGAGGGCGGGTCCCACTGGAGAGGAGAGTTTTTACTGCGGGAGAGGCAGGTCCGGGTTTCTGCAATAGGGAGCAGAGCAGGTAGGTCTTCGGAACGCCACACTTTCTGAGCTTTCCCGCTCGCTTTCTGACACTGTCTTTTACCTGAGCACTGTCTAGCAGTCGGTCAAGTACAGGGTTTCAGCTAGTGTTTACGAAGTAGTATATCTAGGACTTATGAGAACTGACAACAACTAGGCAACCACAGGAATTCTCGTAGTTAATTGAGTTAAGGGAGGACCATTCGTGGGGGGTCGTGGAAGAATTGGGTTCGATTCCCATTATACGCGATGTGGCGAAAAAGACTGATTCAACGAGATATGCCATGCCTGCATTAAGATTTAAAATGTGTCGTCTACTTCCAGGAAATGTTCGGAACAGAGAACTTTCTCTAATACAACGCCGCATTCTCCGAAGattgaggaacaagaggagatCCATTAAAAGAAATCTTTCTCTGAGAGAAAATCTAAACAGTAACATCAAATCACAAACTACACGAAAGTTGCCCCTTTATTATTGGGATTTACCCATAAGGGAGATGCACAGAGGAAGAGAACGAACTTCATATATCCCTTTTCTACTCAATCAAGAAACAAGATCGGACGTGATTCCGGTTCGTCTCCATTTTAGTGACACTCTTCCTCAAGCAAGGCAGCCGATAAGTCATCGAAGGGTTTGTGTGAATAATAGACTGGTAAGCATTACTCATTTGAAAGTTTCCCACGGTGATCTAATATCTTTTCAAGAAAATTACGCGAGAACCCGCGGTGATAGGACTGGTAGCTAAGAGGTGGATGCAAGAGGAACGGAGAGCAAATGGGTGCTTGTGATGGGAACGATGCATGACGACGTCGTGGGATTGAATAAAATGCAAGAGCATCAATGAAGTTTTAAAGAGATCAGAGGGTGCGGAGTGCATCCATCTAGAGGATAACTCGGCCTCTATGATCGAGGAGGTTCGGGTACGATATTTTGAGTCAAATGGGCAGTCCTTGCTccttgacatatgacggatggCTAAAGACTATGGCTCCTTCAGAGCCACTCGTGTTTACCGGAAGCCTAACACAGTGGCCGACTGGATGGCCTCTTATACGACGCATcactcggggggggggggggggggggggggggggggggtctttGGGTGAACCAGACGGATGTTTCCTATTCGTTTAGTCAGCATCTTTTTTCTAATATGAATAGCGGTACTTATATACATATGGTGTGAGGAGCcgatgtacccaaaaaaaaaaaaagaaaagaaaagaaaagaagaagatcagAGCTTCCATTGGGTTGTTAATAGCTCTCCTTCTCTATATGTTAATATATTAAGAGAGAATTATTACATACGTGGTGGTTACAACGATCACGAGGTGATCAGCATACCACTAAGGCTATATGCATGTAATATGCGCTTAATATACGGTACTTAATCCTCCAACAATATACTTACTATTATTGTTGGCAAAACTTAGCTACAGTGGATAACAATATCTACACCAATGGTAAACTTCCTTCATCTTTCCAATCTCTAAGTTCCCACTTTGCTGAACTCCACTTCTTTGGCACCAACTTCCTCGTCCACAACTTTCGAAGGGTTCTCAGGCTTGGCTACTTCCAAAGGCTTAAAGGTATAAAACATTGCGCAGATGATATAGTACCCAAGGTTGAATACCTGCATTCCTGTCACAAGCCAGTAGTAGTAATCCAACTTCCCCCTATTGATGTTGTCCTGGAGCCAGTCCCCCTTTTCCTCAGTATAGTCATGAACCAGAGTCACCAG is a window of Phoenix dactylifera cultivar Barhee BC4 unplaced genomic scaffold, palm_55x_up_171113_PBpolish2nd_filt_p 000522F, whole genome shotgun sequence DNA encoding:
- the LOC120106306 gene encoding LOW QUALITY PROTEIN: ribosomal protein S4, mitochondrial (The sequence of the model RefSeq protein was modified relative to this genomic sequence to represent the inferred CDS: inserted 1 base in 1 codon), which encodes MWRKRLIQRDMXMPALRFKMCRLLPGNVRNRELSLIQRRILRRLRNKRRSIKRNLSLRENLNSNIKSQTTRKLPLYYWDLPIREMHRGRERTSYIPFLLNQETRSDVIPVRLHFSDTLPQARQPISHRRVCVNNRLVSITHLKVSHGDLISFQENYARTRGDRTGS